ATGTAGTAGATCCAGCAGATACAGATGGAGACGGCATCACAGATGATGTTGATACAGATGATGATAATGACGGCGTTAACGATAGTGATGAAGAAGCTTCTAACTTAGATCCGAAGAACAACGATACCGACGGTAATGGCGTAACAGACGGAGAAGAAGATACAGATAATGATGGTTATACAAATGACGAAGAGTCAGATGATAATTCATCAACAATCACAGATAAAGATAACGACGGTGTATCAGATGTAGTAGATCCAGCAGATACAGATGGAGACGGTATCACAGATGATGTTGATACAGATGATGATAATGACGGCGTTAACGATAGTGATGAAGAAGCTTCTAACTTAGATCCGAAGAACAATGATACCGACGGTAATGGCGTAACAGACGGAGAAGAAGATACAGATAATGATGGTTATACAAATGACGAAGAGTCAGATGATAATTCATCAACAATCACAGATAAAGATAACGACGGTGTATCAGATGTAGTAGATCCAGCAGATACAGATGGAGACGGCATCACAGATGATGTTGATACAGATGATGATAATGACGGCGTTAACGATAGTGATGAAGAAGCTTCTAACTTAGATCCGAAGAACAACGATACCGACGGTAATGGCGTAACAGACGGAGAAGAAGATACAGATAATGATGGTTATACAAATGACGAAGAGTCAGATGATAATTCATCAACAATCACAGATAAAGATAACGACGGTGTATCAGATGTAGTAGATCCAGCAGATACAGATGGAGACGGTATCACAGATGATGTTGATACAGATGATGATAATGACGGCGTTAACGATAGTGATGAAGAAGCTTCTAACTTAGATCCGAAGAACAACGATACCGACGGTAATGGCGTAACAGACGGAGAAGAAGATACAGATAATGATGGTTATACAAATGACGAAGAGTCAGATGATAATTCATCAACAATCACAGATAAAGATAACGACGGTGTATCAGATGTAGTAGATCCAGCAGATACAGATGGAGACGGCATCACAGATGATGTTGATACAGATGATGATAATGACGGCGTTAACGATAGTGATGAAGAAGCTTCTAACTTAGATCCGAAGAACAATGATACCGACGGTAATGGCGTAACAGACGGAGAAGAAGATACAGATAATGATGGTTATACAAATGACGAAGAGTCAGATGATAATTCATCAACAATCACAGATAAAGATAACGACGGTGTATCAGATGTAGTAGATCCAGCAGATACAGATGGAGACGGCATCACAGATGATGTTGATACAGATGATGATAATGACGGCGTTAACGATAGTGATGAAGAAGCTTCTAACTTAGATCCGAAGAACAACGATACCGACGGTAATGGCGTAACAGACGGAGAAGAAGATACAGATAATGATGGTTATACAAATGACGAAGAGTCAGATGATAATTCATCAACAATCACAGATAAAGATAACGACGGTGTATCAGATGTAGTAGATCCAGCAGATACAGATGGAGACGGCATCACAGATGATGTTGATACAGATGATGATAATGACGGCGTTAACGATAGTGATGAAGAAGCTTCTAACTTAGATCCGAAGAACAACGATACCGACGGTAATGGCGTAACAGACGGAGAAGAAGATACAGATAATGATGGTTATACAAATGACGAAGAGTCAGATGATAATTCATCAACAATCACAGATAAAGATAACGACGGTGTATCAGATGTAGTAGATCCAGCAGATACAGATGGAGACGGTATCACAGATGATGTTGATACAGATGATGATAATGACGGCGTTAACGATAGTGATGAAGAAGCTTCTAACTTAGATCCGAAGAACAATGATACCGACGGTAATGGCGTAACAGACGGAGAAGAAGATACAGATAATGATGGTTATACAAATGACGAAGAGTCAGATGATAATTCATCAACAATCACAGATAAAGATAACGACGGTGTATCAGATGTAGTAGATCCAGCAGATACAGATGGAGACGGCATCACAGATGATGTTGATACAGATGATGATAATGACGGCGTTAACGATAGTGATGAAGAAGCTTCTAACTTAGATCCGAAGAACAACGATACCGACGGTAATGGCGTAACAGACGGAGAAGAAGATACAGATAATGATGGTTATACAAATGACGAAGAGTCAGATGATAATTCATCAACAATCACAGATAAAGATAACGACGGTGTATCAGATGTAGTAGATCCAGCAGATACAGATGGAGACGGTATCACAGATGATGTTGATACAGATGATGATAATGACGGCGTTAACGATAGTGATGAAGAAGCTTCTAACTTAGATCCGAAGAACAATGATACCGACGGTAATGGCGTAACAGACGGAGAAGAAGATACAGATAATGATGGTTATACAAATGACGAAGAGTCAGATGATAATTCATCAACAATCACAGATAAAGATAACGACGGTGTATCAGATGTAGTAGATCCAGCAGATACAGATGGAGACGGCATCACAGATGATGTTGATACAGATGATGATAATGACGGCGTTAACGATAGTGATGAAGAAGCTTCTAACTTAGATCCGAAGAACAATGATACCGACGGTAATGGCGTAACAGACGGAGAAGAAGATACAGATAATGATGGTTATACAAATGACGAAGAGTCAGATGATAATTCATCAACAATCACAGATAAAGATAACGACGGTGTATCAGATGTAGTAGATCCAGCAGATACAGATGGAGACGGCATCACAGATGATGTTGATACAGATGATGATAATGACGGCGTTAACGATAGTGATGAAGAAGCTTCTAACTTAGATCCGAAGAACAACGATACCGACGGTAATGGCGTAACAGACGGAGAAGAAGATACAGATAATGATGGTTATACAAATGACGAAGAGTCAGATGATAATTCATCAACAATCACAGATAAAGATAACGACGGTGTATCAGATGTAGTAGATCCAGCAGATACAGATGGAGACGGCATCACAGATGATGTTGATACAGATGATGATAATGACGGCGTTAACGATAGTGATGAAGAAGCTTCTAACTTAGATCCGAAGAACAACGATACCGACGGTAATGGCGTAACAGACGGAGAAGAAGATACAGATAATGATGGTTATACAAATGACGAAGAGTCAGATGATAATTCATCAACAATCACAGATAAAGATAACGACGGTGTATCAGATGTAGTAGATCCAGCAGATACAGATGGAGACGGCATCACAGATGATGTTGATACAGATGATGATAATGACGGCGTTAACGATAGTGATGAAGAAGCTTCTAACTTAGATCCGAAGAACAATGATACCGACGGTAATGGCGTAACAGACGGAGAAGAAGATACAGATAATGATGGTTATACAAATGACGAAGAGTCAGATGATAATTCATCAACAATCACAGATAAAGATAACGACGGTGTATCAGATGTAGTAGATCCAGCAGATACAGATGGAGACGGTATCACAGATGATGTTGATACAGATGATGATAATGACGGCGTTAACGATAGTGATGAAGAAGCTTCTAACTTAGATCCGAAGAACAACGATACCGACGGTAATGGCGTAACAGACGGAGAAGAAGATACAGATAATGATGGTTATACAAATGACGAAGAGTCAGATGATAATTCATCAACAATCACAGATAAAGATAACGACGGTGTATCAGATGTAGTAGATCCAGCAGATACAGATGGAGGCGGCATCACAGATGATGTTGATACAGATGATGATAATGACTCTGCAGGTTCAAGTAATCAAGTGCCAGATTTAAATGAAGGTAGTAGCACTTCAAATAATACTGATAACAAAGGTAATAATGAAGATAAGGCTTTACCTGAAACTGGTGAAAGTGATAGTAAGCAAGGTACTATTTTTGGAGTATTATTTGCGGGATTAGGATCATTATTATTATTCAGACGACGTAATAAAAAAGAAGAAAAGTAATAGTGAATATGAAGAGCTAGGCGATTTGCCTAGCTCTTCTTTTTACTGGTAAAATAATGGTTTTAAGAATGTAATGAAGTAGTGGTACTTAAAATTGTATGTTAGCATTTTTATTGCTTTTTATATGTCTTTTAATTAAATTATATAATATATTAGTTGTTTTATATACAATAATAAGGTGATTTGTTTAAGTATAAACCACACTTAAATAGATTTATCACAGACAACCTTTGAGGTGGTTATTTTTACATGTAGATAGGGTTATATATACATATATGAAGAAATTTTTTCGTGTAAATAGCCCGTCAAGTTTTTGAAATTTTATGAGAGATAACAAAGTAAATCTATAAAGCATTCAAGTGTTTATATCAATATCTATTGTTTAAAATTAAAAAAATAATCATAAAAATAATTGCAAAAGTAATTAATTACATAATGATTAAAAACCGCACCACTAACCGATACGCAGAAGCGTATCACAAATAAAACTAAAAAATAAGTTGCGAACAACTTAGAGGGTGGTTTAGAGATGGAAAGAGAAATAATAATTTCAATATGCTCAATTATTGTTGCGATTTTTGCATGTGCTGCAGCTATTATAACTGCCATATATACAAGAAAAGCATATATTACACAAAATAAAGGTTATATTGGTGTATATTGTGAAGGCTATTATATAGGTAAGTTTGTCAAAAAAATTGTAATTAAAAATTATGGTAATTCCCCAGCAAAAATTAATAAGATAAGTGTAAAAGGGATTGAAAATCAAGATTACTTAAAAAAATTTATTAATGCTCAAAAAGATAAAACATATATGCCTAATCAAATTTCGACGTGCATAATTTTACCTGATAACTATGACTTAGTAATCGAATTGGAATACAGTTATATAAGTATGAATAGAAATGAAACTCAATATTTGACTATTGATTTAAGCAATACGAATAAAGAATTATATACTATAGTTGAAAATGTAGGTAGCAAATTTGAAAATGAAATACTTACAGCATTAAATCAATTATTTAGTAAAATTTAAAAAGGAGTTAAAAAGCAATGTCATCAAATGAGATAGTAAGAAAATTATATTCAAAGGAAGATATTCGCATAGAATTAGAACTTACTCCACATAAATTCAATAAAAAAATGGATACAATTTCTAACCTTTTTAAAATTGATATGAAAAATTTTCACAATTACAAAGGCCAAGATATAAATAATCAATATACATTTAACGGCGTCGCAAAAGAATTAATAAAGGTGTTACTCAAAAGTGTTGACTATTACCCAGTGGATATAAATTCCAAAGCTTTTAAACAAAATGGAAAATCTAAAAAAGATATGATTGAAAATATAAATGCCTCGAGTTACATGGAATATACTTATCAGTTAATGAAATCTATCAATGAAATTAAATACAAAAGATTAATTGCAGACATACATACGAAAGACGTATATCAAAATACTAAAGCATGGTTAAGCATTGGTGAATCAATTAATAAAAAGGAACAAGAATTATACCAATATATGACACCTTTGCCCTTACATAAAAGAATTGAGCTACAAAATGAAGTATTAAAATCTATAGATGAAACGATTTTTCAATTTATGGCAAAAGAACATAGAAACACCCAAATAAAAGAAAATAATGAATTAGAAGAATACACAAATGCAATAAAAGAAGGTAAGTATCCCAAAAAGGATTACGAATTAAACCACCTATTATACAAGAAAAATGAAATACCATTAGATAGCTTAATTAAAGATGTATGGGACTATGATGAAACAGAGTATATGGAGCTTGATTGGTTAATTGCAGATATGCTAAAACGTTCACAAAGAGCTGATAGTAATTTTATCGAAAGTTTAGATAAGAAAAATAAATTGAGAAAAAATATTCATAAAGAATCTATTAAAAGTATATCTAAGTTGATTGATCATGAATTGATTAAAAATAATAGAAAGTGGGACGTAGCAGAATTTTATAAAAATCAACAATTTTGGAACAATAGTACATTAAGACGTAGCTCTCAAAATTTTGGAATTTTATATTACAAAAAAAATAGGTTACATACAATGAACCAAAGTAATATTATTAAAAAAATAAAAATTATCGAGGCTAATATAGAGAGTGCAAATAAACAGCCGAGCTATTTAGATTTCTTTTTACAAGCTAAGTTTGACTTAGAGAGGTTAGAAAGTGAATTAATGAAATATAGCATTAATCCGAAATATTTTAATAAGATAAATAGTGATTACGTAAGATATGCTATTGAAGATGTACATAATGCAATTATTAAAATTGACAGATATATAAGTAACGACAAAGTGAAGTTAAACTATTCAAATGCCCAAATGGTAGTGAGAAACGAAATAACAGAACAAGGAAGCTACTTTGTAACCCAGGCATTGAATACACTGTTAAAGGTAGAAGAGTCTGGCTACAGTTTTGATAATTTCATGGTAGGACCTTTCGTAGAAGACTTTAAAAAAGCAATTAAAAGTCGTAGATTTGGTTCTAAAACAGATTAAGATTGTTTTTTAGAGTTAAACATAAGAATAAACTTAAATAAAAAAATAAACCCAACAAACCTTGTTATATCAAGGTTTGTTGGGTTTATTTTTTTTGGTGATTTTTTAATAACTCAATTACATCTTAGGATAATATTGCTAAATTATACATTGTCGAGGCCAAGACAAATAAAATTAAAGCAAAAGTTAGCGCGCAACTTTCTGCTATAAAGGAGCAGATTTATATGGAGACAAGAGACAAACTGATGTCATTGACTCAAAGTGACAAAACACAGCAATGGTTAATGGACAAATCATCTAACCAAACTGATGTTCAACAATTGCAGCAACAATTCAGCCAACTGCTAGATCAAAAATATAATGCACTTTTAGCTGATGAACAAGTTAAGTTAGACCAATATGTGGAAGTACATCATAATTTAGAAGTATTAAAGGAAGAGATTGAATCAGAACCTATTACGCTTAATATCGATAAATTACCCGATATCAAATCAACAATGCTTGAAAGAGCCAAGAATGATGAACATTCTGATAAGATCGAAAAGCTATTTGATAGGTTAGAACAGGCATTAAGTGGTACGAATCGATTATATACGCAATTATCGTTGATTGGTACACGAACACATCGAATTACAACTAAAAATTTTAATCTTCAAGGCTTACCTAAAGCAGTTCAACATACGATTTTACCTTCAAAATTTAAGAAGGTGTATACAATCGATTTCAACTCATTTGAACCTTCGGTTGTTGCGTACATGACTCAAGATTCAAAACTGATTGACTTTTTAAATCAGAAAGACGGACTGTATGACACATTGCTAAGTGAATTAGACTTACCAGATGAGCTACGAGTATTTGTTAAACGTGCATTTATTGGTTCGTTTCTATTTGGTGGCAACTTCAATAGTCCTAAATTCAAGTTGAAACATTATGTAAGTGAAGTGCAATGGTTGGATGCGGTCAGCCAATTTACAAAAGTCATTGAACTTAAGAAACAAATCGAAGAGCATAAAACCATGCCTATGCCTTACGGCATTGAACATGATATGAGCGCATTTCAAGGTAGTAGTATTATGGCAATCTACGTACAAACTGTAGCGAGTTATATTTTCAAGCACATTCTGCTAAAAGTGTACAAAGCACAGTGCGATCAAAAAACGTTCAAGATTATAATACCGATACACGATGCGATTATGATTGAATGTGAAGATGAAGAAATTGCACAAAATGTGGGTCAGTTAATGAAATATACGGCTAACCAGTTGTTCAATGGTGAATTTGCACATGTGACAGTGGAAGAAATAGGAGGCGTAGACCATGAATAACGATAGAGGACAAAGCCTACACATCCCAAGTAGTACACCAATCAAAGAAAATAATATATATGTAGCTACGTTACATTCTGTGATCCAAACAGATTTCTCGGGTGAAATAAAGCACCAATTCACGTATGAAATTGAAGTGAACAATCAGATTGTATATGCGAATCGTAATATTACAACAAAACCGAGCGCTAATCAGTTGTCAATTCATGATTGGCTTAAACGTCATAGCAACTATAGCGTGGGTCATGACACGTATGAACCATACATTGATAGAATGAATTTAATCCATATTGGTCAATATAACGGTAATTATTATGTACACGATGTAGCACCATTAAATGAAACTGGAGGAATATTATAATGAGCAGTATATTCGAAATGTTAACTAAAATAATAAGTGAGGCTAAGGAGGCAATCGACCGTCAAGGTCTGATTGCTATCCTAACTATTACTGTTAATAATGACAATGAAATAGAAGAAACGGCTCAAGGTGAAACCATGTATAACGAACTTATCGATCAGTTACGACTTAATATCTCAAAAGATACGGACTATCGACCTAACATCTATAGCTATTTTGGTATTAAGAAGAATCCCAATGACACCGTACTCATGGAAATGATGATAAAGGTTTTTCATATCAAACGTTTTAATTCAGAATTGTTTGTTTTCAAAGATAACGGGTGGCAAAAGATAAATGGAGATGAATTACAAGACTTGATATCTAAAATGATACAAGTATTGCTTGTAGATTATAAGCCTTCACTAAGCACTCTAAAAAATGTCGTAGATGGATTGCAAAAATCAACAGATGTAGAAGAACTTGTTGAAAATGAGCACTATATTGGTTGTGGTGAAAATATGTTCGATCTTAATACGTTTCAAGTCGTTAAAAATTCAATCGATATCTTTCCAAAAACACGATTGAATTTATCATTAAGTACAAATGATGTAATTACTGATAAGATACCGCCATATTTTAACCAATATATGTTACAACTTGCGAATTATGACGATGATTTACAATACTTTCTTTTCCAACATACAGCAGTGTTACTTACAGCTGATACTAAATACCGTAGGGGTCTCATATTATACGGTGGAGCTAAGAATGGTAAATCTGTATATATTGAACTAGTTAAATCATTTTTCTATAGTAAAGATATTGTGTCTAAGGCACTTAATGAGCTTGAAGGTCGCTTTGACAAAGAAAGTTTAATTGACAAAAGTCTAATGGCAAGTCATGAAATTGGAAAATCTAGGATTCAAGAAAAGACTGTAAATGACTTCAAAAAGTTATTATCTGTAGAATCAATGCATGTTGATCGTAAAGGAAAAACTCAAGTGGAGGTCACTTTGGATTTGAAACTTGTTTTTGGTACAAATGCGGTACTTTATTTTCCTGCTGAACATGCGAAAGCTTTGGAGCGTCGAATTAATGTTATTCCATGTGAATATTATGTTGAAAAAGCGGATACTTCATTAATTGATAAACTCATGAGTGAGAAGAAAGAAATCTTTCTTTACTTGATGTATGTGTATCAAAAAATTGTAGAAGCAGATATCGAATATCTTGAAAATAGTCGTGTCACTGAAATTACTCACGACTGGTTAAATTTTGGATATGAATTTGTTTCTAACAAATCAGTCAGTATTGCAAATCAGAAAGCATGTATTAATTTACTACGAAAACTTATAGCAATTAAACCAGGATCACGTATCAAAGTGTCTAAGCTAAATGAGGTTATTAGAGACGAAATTAAAGTAAGCTCTCAAGTTATTAATGATTTGGTACAAGCTAACTTTAATGTACAAAGTAGACTAAATAATGGTTATAAGTATTGGGTCGATTTAGGATGGAAAGAAACTGATAAAAAAGATGACATGATTTCATTCGATAAAAATGAGAATGTAACAGATGATGAGTTCTTATACGAAGATGATTTGAACATAGGTTGGGAGGACTTTGACGATGAATAATGAACAAATTGAAGCATTTGTAGAAGTGCTTGTGCCTATCATAGAAGAACGTATCAATAAAGGTAAGTAATCTAATTACGTACTACAGGCAGTTGCCTGTAGTACTCATATGATTAAGTGGTAAAAGTGATAAAAATGAAACGAAATTATAAATATATATTATCCATATGATGTTACAAGACCGATGGTCTGTAGCAATAATCTAATAAAAGGAGCGGTACATTATGAGTAAGAAAATTGCACTGTACTCACGTGTAAGTACATCTGAGCAATCTGAACGTGGTTATTCAATCCATGAACAAGAGCAAGTGCTCATCAAAGAAGTTGTGAAAAACTATCCAGGTTATGACTATGAAACTTATATCGATTCAGGTATATCAGGTAAAGATATTGAAGGTCGACCAGCAATGAAACGTCTATTACAAGATGTTAAGGATAATAAAATCGAAATGGTGTTAAGTTGGAAATTGAATCGTATCTCACGATCAATGAGAGACGTTTTTAATATCATTCATGAATTCAAAGAACATGGCGTAGGTTATAAATCGATTTCTGAGAATATTGATACATCCAATGCTTCTGGAGAAGTACTCGTTACAATGTTTGGGTTAATAGGGTCAATTGAGCGTTCAACACTGATCAGTAACGTCAAAATGTCGATGAATGCCAAAGCACGTAGTGGAGAGGCTATTACAGGCAGAGTGCTAGGCTATAAGTTATCACTTAATCCACTTACTCAGAAAAATGATTTGGTTATCGATGAAAATGAAGCTAATATTGTACGTGAAATTTTCGATTTATATTTGAATCATAATAAAGGCCTCAAAGCCATTACAACCGTACTTAATCAAAAGGGGTATCGTACTATTAATCAAAAGCCATTTTCAGTGTATGGTGTTAAATACATTTTGAATAATCCAGTCTATAAAGGCTATGTCAGATTCAATAACCATCAAAACTGGGCTGTACAGCGAAGAAGTGGCAAAAGTGATAAAAATGATGTGATATTGGTCAAAGGTAAACATGAAGCAATTATAAGTGAAGAAGTATTTGATCAAGTGCATGAAAAATTAGCTTCTAAAAGTTTTAAACCGGGCAGACCTATTGGTGGAGATTTCTATCTTCGTGGGCTCATTAAATGTCCAGAGTGCGGCAATAATATGGTATGCCGACGGACTTATTATAAAACGAAAAAGTCGAAAGAACGGACAATCAAACGCTATTACATTTGTTCATTATTCAACCGCTCAGGGAGTTCTGCATGTCATAGTAATGCGATTAATGCTGAAGTCGTCGAACGCGTAATCAATGTTCATTTGAATCGTATTCTTTCACAACCTGATGTTATTAAGCAGATTGCATCAAATGTGATAGAAGAACTGAAACAAAAGCATAGTAACCAAACAGAAATTAAATATGACATTGATAGTTTAGAAAAACAAAAAGCTAAGCTTAAAACACAACAAGAACGATTGTTAGAATTGTTCTTAGATGATCA
This region of Staphylococcus sp. IVB6240 genomic DNA includes:
- a CDS encoding DUF6038 family protein, which encodes MSSNEIVRKLYSKEDIRIELELTPHKFNKKMDTISNLFKIDMKNFHNYKGQDINNQYTFNGVAKELIKVLLKSVDYYPVDINSKAFKQNGKSKKDMIENINASSYMEYTYQLMKSINEIKYKRLIADIHTKDVYQNTKAWLSIGESINKKEQELYQYMTPLPLHKRIELQNEVLKSIDETIFQFMAKEHRNTQIKENNELEEYTNAIKEGKYPKKDYELNHLLYKKNEIPLDSLIKDVWDYDETEYMELDWLIADMLKRSQRADSNFIESLDKKNKLRKNIHKESIKSISKLIDHELIKNNRKWDVAEFYKNQQFWNNSTLRRSSQNFGILYYKKNRLHTMNQSNIIKKIKIIEANIESANKQPSYLDFFLQAKFDLERLESELMKYSINPKYFNKINSDYVRYAIEDVHNAIIKIDRYISNDKVKLNYSNAQMVVRNEITEQGSYFVTQALNTLLKVEESGYSFDNFMVGPFVEDFKKAIKSRRFGSKTD
- a CDS encoding DNA polymerase, which encodes METRDKLMSLTQSDKTQQWLMDKSSNQTDVQQLQQQFSQLLDQKYNALLADEQVKLDQYVEVHHNLEVLKEEIESEPITLNIDKLPDIKSTMLERAKNDEHSDKIEKLFDRLEQALSGTNRLYTQLSLIGTRTHRITTKNFNLQGLPKAVQHTILPSKFKKVYTIDFNSFEPSVVAYMTQDSKLIDFLNQKDGLYDTLLSELDLPDELRVFVKRAFIGSFLFGGNFNSPKFKLKHYVSEVQWLDAVSQFTKVIELKKQIEEHKTMPMPYGIEHDMSAFQGSSIMAIYVQTVASYIFKHILLKVYKAQCDQKTFKIIIPIHDAIMIECEDEEIAQNVGQLMKYTANQLFNGEFAHVTVEEIGGVDHE
- a CDS encoding DUF5906 domain-containing protein, producing the protein MSSIFEMLTKIISEAKEAIDRQGLIAILTITVNNDNEIEETAQGETMYNELIDQLRLNISKDTDYRPNIYSYFGIKKNPNDTVLMEMMIKVFHIKRFNSELFVFKDNGWQKINGDELQDLISKMIQVLLVDYKPSLSTLKNVVDGLQKSTDVEELVENEHYIGCGENMFDLNTFQVVKNSIDIFPKTRLNLSLSTNDVITDKIPPYFNQYMLQLANYDDDLQYFLFQHTAVLLTADTKYRRGLILYGGAKNGKSVYIELVKSFFYSKDIVSKALNELEGRFDKESLIDKSLMASHEIGKSRIQEKTVNDFKKLLSVESMHVDRKGKTQVEVTLDLKLVFGTNAVLYFPAEHAKALERRINVIPCEYYVEKADTSLIDKLMSEKKEIFLYLMYVYQKIVEADIEYLENSRVTEITHDWLNFGYEFVSNKSVSIANQKACINLLRKLIAIKPGSRIKVSKLNEVIRDEIKVSSQVINDLVQANFNVQSRLNNGYKYWVDLGWKETDKKDDMISFDKNENVTDDEFLYEDDLNIGWEDFDDE
- a CDS encoding recombinase family protein produces the protein MSKKIALYSRVSTSEQSERGYSIHEQEQVLIKEVVKNYPGYDYETYIDSGISGKDIEGRPAMKRLLQDVKDNKIEMVLSWKLNRISRSMRDVFNIIHEFKEHGVGYKSISENIDTSNASGEVLVTMFGLIGSIERSTLISNVKMSMNAKARSGEAITGRVLGYKLSLNPLTQKNDLVIDENEANIVREIFDLYLNHNKGLKAITTVLNQKGYRTINQKPFSVYGVKYILNNPVYKGYVRFNNHQNWAVQRRSGKSDKNDVILVKGKHEAIISEEVFDQVHEKLASKSFKPGRPIGGDFYLRGLIKCPECGNNMVCRRTYYKTKKSKERTIKRYYICSLFNRSGSSACHSNAINAEVVERVINVHLNRILSQPDVIKQIASNVIEELKQKHSNQTEIKYDIDSLEKQKAKLKTQQERLLELFLDDQMDSEMLKAKQSQINEQLEMLDKQIKETQQARESQAEVPDFDKLKSRLTMMISRFSIYLREATPEAKNQLMKMLIDSIEITTDKQVKLVRYKIDESLIPQSLKKDWGSFFMPKFQFEIDGRKNYFIDQITTFTT